The following are from one region of the Biomphalaria glabrata chromosome 12, xgBioGlab47.1, whole genome shotgun sequence genome:
- the LOC106052973 gene encoding protein lingerer-like isoform X2 has protein sequence MELCVPMLLVVMVTQMCFLTHAQFGRSSFTFHAPVSGSQLNARMQQRLASRTKTEDQSRLQATNQQDSISLTPQQLLKVDSLRLRGQRTSDLPRQTGLQDQAQSDTYLLGQTDSAPPPSRRSQNFDNLRGQQSLPERQELQRRQFQEQMSSSYGEDPYAQQPRSQKPVAQQRQSIRSSLKQKYFQDLPSWQNAGDSRGIPQSVQTQYSDQIPMNDPSTVQDQGMKQNSYPSRLQDQYNMDAPQQSFQNSKQSQYLSKNQPINPNQYLIVSDHPQNTGPFTSGVNQVYDHMPVGGQFADQLPASASSLASESMSYRPRMSDMQSQQMMSSGLSRSSADIQTLQQHISQYPGQQSQYNGQQYLDRQSQFADPSSPFLGQQSQYAGRSMGGQYMSGSQASSMSSQSGYPQPGAQDMISGPGGSGLAYDQQPMSSQTSMSGASASAMGGPSSGIVATSGSINAPPALGSSSSAIGASASGMTSVGGASSGIGGIAGSSAGGAYSGTGAILNTSTVRPVAG, from the exons ATGGAGTTGTGTGTACCTATGTTGTTGGTTGTTATGGTAACTCAGATGTGTTTCCTCACTCACGCTCAGTTCGGGAGGTCTTCAT TTACATTTCACGCACCAGTATCAGGCTCACAGCTGAATGCCAGAATGCAACAG AGGTTAGCCTCAAGGACCAAGACAGAAGATCAAAGTCGTTTACAAGCAACTAACCAGCAAGACTCA ATCAGCTTGACACCGCAACAGTTACTCAAAGTGGACA GTTTAAGACTTCGTGGTCAGAGGACGTCAGATCTGCCCCGCCAAACAGGTCTTCAAGACCAAGCTCAAAGTGACACCTATCTTCTCGGCCAGACAGACTCCGCACCACCTCCGAGCCGACGTTCCCAGAACTTTGATAATCTACGAGGTCAGCAAAGTCTCCCTGAGCGACAAGAGCTTCAGAGAAGGCAGTTCCAGGAACAGATGTCCTCCTCCTACGGAGAGGATCCCTATGCCCAGCAACCAAGGAGTCAGAAGCCTGTTGCCCAACAAAGGCAGTCGATTCGTAGCTCTCTGAAGCAGAAGTACTTCCAAGATTTACCCTCCTGGCAAAACGCTGGTGATTCCCGGGGAATCCCACAATCAGTCCAGACGCAATACTCCGATCAGATTCCCATGAATGATCCTTCCACTGTACAAGATCAAGGAATGAAACAAAATTCCTATCCTTCTAGGTTACAAGACCAGTACAACATGGACGCACCTCAGCAATCTTTTCAAAATTCTAAGCAGAGTCAGTATTTAAgcaaaaatcaaccaattaatcCAAACCAGTACTTAATTGTAAGTGATCACCCTCAAAATACAGGACCCTTCACTAGCGGCGTTAATCAAGTCTACGATCATATGCCTGTTGGGGGGCAGTTTGCAGATCAGTTGCCCGCGTCAGCTTCGTCTCTCGCTTCAGAGTCTATGTCATACCGACCACGAATGTCAGACATGCAGTCACAGCAAATGATGTCCAGTGGACTGTCTAGATCCTCTGCAGACATCCAGACACTTCAGCAGCATATCTCTCAGTACCCTGGACAACAATCTCAGTACAACGGGCAACAATACTTAGATCGCCAATCCCAGTTTGCAGATCCTTCGTCACCGTTCTTGGGGCAACAGTCGCAGTATGCTGGGCGATCCATGGGTGGTCAATACATGTCAGGTTCTCAGGCGTCTTCAATGTCATCACAGAGTGGGTACCCACAGCCTGGAGCACAGGACATGATAAGTGGTCCAGGCGGCTCTGGTTTAGCGTATGACCAGCAGCCAATGTCAAGTCAGACCAGTATGTCCGGAGCCTCAGCATCAGCGATGGGCGGACCATCATCTGGAATCGTCGCTACCAGTGGTTCTATTAATGCACCGCCAGCTTTAGGAAGTTCGTCGTCTGCAATAGGTGCTTCTGCTTCTGGAATGACATCAGTAGGTGGAGCCTCTTCCGGAATAGGGGGTATTGCTGGATCGTCAGCAGGGGGAGCTTACTCCGGAACAGGAGCAATTTTAAACA CCTCAACAGTTCGCCCAGTGGCCGGATAG